The region CTCAGGTGTGTGGATATATGACGCGATAGCATCATGATTGAGGATCCATGGAACAGTCAACAGGAAGATGGCCATGAGACAACAACACTTTGAGCATGAATCCATGCTTGCCGTAGGCGATCTTGAAGATCAGCAAATTCTGAGAGCCGTAGCACTAGACGACGAGCCGGAAGTCATTGAGACAATCATCGAATTGATGAAGGATTTCGGCTTCTATATTGTTGGCGAGACTGACCCCAGCAAAGCGTATTCGCTGATTCGCGATTTCCGTCCCGATGTCATTATTCTCGATATCTTGATGCCGGATATCGACGGGTACGAATTCGCTGGCTGGCTCGCTTCGGATGAGAATATCAGCAAGATTCCGATCGTCTATGTGACATCGAAAGATTTCAGAAATGATCTGTGCCAGAGTTTCGCCCGGGGAGGCACGATGTATGTGAAGAAGCCGTTTCTGGCAGAGGAGC is a window of Candidatus Zixiibacteriota bacterium DNA encoding:
- a CDS encoding response regulator, with the translated sequence MRQQHFEHESMLAVGDLEDQQILRAVALDDEPEVIETIIELMKDFGFYIVGETDPSKAYSLIRDFRPDVIILDILMPDIDGYEFAGWLASDENISKIPIVYVTSKDFRNDLCQSFARGGTMYVKKPFLAEELADSLRIAISLARAI